A stretch of Prinia subflava isolate CZ2003 ecotype Zambia chromosome 14, Cam_Psub_1.2, whole genome shotgun sequence DNA encodes these proteins:
- the LOC134558188 gene encoding semaphorin-3D-like: protein MRGCPRLSSPPPAPPAAPRCSGSAGRSHWSRWAGGRAGIAAGIPLAAGVGGGIAVLDHGAVRASSPCPLPCASMGAAPGLWLPLITLLCLLLQQLGGSRAWKQHAPRLRLTYKDLLKSNSSRLLLALGDEMDFQALLVDEDRAWLMVGAKDHIFLLHLDHPSREPEKIFWPAPREQVEHCQLAGKNLETECANFIRLLQPFNQTHVFACGTGSYQPVCAFIQLGARGKGARAPRMQLVSHSLESGRGRCPYSPREPFTGLLIDGELYSGTSSDFMGSSAAFFRTWVHGPEQSYIRTEQNQDHWLHEPAFIGAYAIPDTYNPHDDKVYIFFRETAMEAGQWEWRQIHARVARVCKNDVGGKRSLINRWSTFLKARLVCSIPGPQGTETHFDQLEDVFLLRTRDPQNPLVFGLFTVSSGVFSGSAVCIYSMAAVRAAFSGPFAHKEGFDYRWVEYKGRVPYPRPGTCPSETYDPLLQSTKDFPDELISFMRSHQLMWEPVYPQGRQPVLARVNVPYRLRRLLVHRLDTQGRDCDVLFLGTDDGKVLKVALAGGASPEVISLEEISVCKVPSPILDMKLSPKRQELFVSSTHGLLRLSLYRCELYGKTCTDCCLARDPYCTWDSKSCAPHLLTEKRRARCQDVLKADPLSQCQDTAEGPAAVEKVVFGVEKNSTFLECVARSPQVTVRWLVRRGEETAPSEVRNSAHFLVLEQGLLIRQLAMEDVGTYECQAVERSFSRLLTRYSLRVIRHQAAELPPYKPSKTEPGGTHHSPRARTDPHPGSKGFPRALGAPGTSLDAYCHALRLQERQRQRGWHKWQPPSGDSRNGRVRRQPQRL from the exons ATGAGGGGCTGCCCCCGGCTGTCCTCCCCACCTCCGGCTCCTCCTGCCGCCCCCAGGTGCTCTGGCTCGGCTGGGAGAAGCCACTGGAGCCGCTGGGCTGGCGGCAGGGCGGGCATCGCGGCTGGGATCCCGCTGGCCG ccGGCGTTGGAGGCGGCATCGCGGTGCTGGACCATGGTGCTGTGAgggccagcagcccctgccccctgccctgtgccagcatgGGGGCTGCCCCTGGCCTCTGGCTGCCCCTCATCAcactcctctgcctcctcctgcagcagctgggcgGCAGCAGGGCATGGAAGCAGCATGCCCCACGCCTTCGCCTCACCTACAAAG ACCTGCTGAAATCCAACAGCTCTCGCCTGCTGCTGGCCTTAGGGGATGAGATGGATTTCCAAGCCCTCTTGGTGGATGAAGACAGGGCCTGGCTGATGGTGGGAGCAAAAGACCATATCTTCCTTCTCCACCTGGACCATCCCAGCAGAGAGCCTGAGAAG ATTTTCTGGCCAGCCCCCAGGGAGCAGGTGGAGCACTGCCAGCTGGCAGGGAAGAACCTGGAG ACCGAGTGTGCCAACTTCATCcgcctcctgcagcccttcaACCAGACCCACGTGTTCGCCTGTGGCACCGGCTCCTACCAGCCCGTCTGTGCCTTCATccagctgggagccaggggGAAG GGTGCCAGGGCTCCCCGCATGCAGCTGGTGAGCCACTCCTTGGAGTCGGGGCGAGGCCGGTGCCCGTACAGCCCCCGCGAGCCCTTCACGGGGCTGCTCATCG ATGGGGAGCTGTACTCAGGCACCTCCAGTGACTTCATGGGCAGCAGCGCTGCCTTCTTCCGGACCTGGGTGCATGGGCCTGAGCAGAGCTACATCCGCACGGAGCAGAACCAGGACCACTGGCTACACG AGCCCGCATTCATTGGTGCCTACGCCATCCCCGATACCTACAACCCCCACGATGATAAAGTCTACATCTTCTTCCGTGAGACGGCCATGGAGGCTGGGCAGTGGGAGTGGCGGCAAATCCACGCCAGGGTGGCCAGGGTCTGCAAG AACGATGTTGGAGGGAAGCGCAGCCTCATCAACCGCTGGAGCACGTTTCTGAAGGCCCGCCTGGTGTGCTCCATCCCCGGGCCTCAGGGCACTGAGACACACTTTGACCAGCTGG aggatgttttcctgctgcGCACCCGGGACCCCCAGAACCCCCTTGTCTTTGGGCTCTTCACGGTGTCCAG CGGTGTCTTCAGTGGCTCTGCCGTCTGCATCTACTCCATGGCCGCAGTGAGAGCCGCCTTCAGCGGCCCCTTCGCACACAAGGAAGGATTCGATTACCGCTGGGTAGAGTACAAGGGACGCGTCCCCTACCCCCGCCCCGGCACG TGCCCCAGTGAGACGTACGACCCCCTCCTGCAGTCCACCAAGGACTTCCCCGACGAGCTGATCAGCTTCATGCGCAGCCACCAGCTGATGTGGGAGCCCGTGTACCCGCAGGGCCGGCAGCCCGTGCTGGCGCGGGTCAATGTGCCGTACCGCCTGCGGCGCCTGCTGGTGCACCGCCTGGACACGCAGGGCCGGGACTGCGACGTGCTCTTCCTCGGCACAG ATGATGGCAAAGTCCTGAAGGTGGCCCTGGCCGGCGGGGCGAGCCCCGAGGTGATCAGCCTGGAGGAGATCAGCGTCTGTAAG GTGCCTTCTCCCATCCTGGACATGAAGTTGTCACCAAAGCGG caggagctgttcgTGAGCAGCACGCACGGGCTGCTCCGCCTCTCCCTGTACCGCTGCGAGCTCTACGGCAAAACCTGCACCGACTGCTGCCTGGCCAGGGACCCCTACTGCACCTGGGACAGCAAGAGCTGCGCCCCGCACCTGCTCACCGAGAAGAG GCGTGCCCGCTGCCAGGACGTGCTGAAAGCCGACCCGCTCAGCCAGTGCCAGGACACGGCAGAGG GGCCTGCTGCGGTGGAAAAGGTGGTTTTTGGGGTGGAGAAGAACTCGACATTCCTGGAGTGCGTGGCGCGCTCGCCGCAGGTCACGGTGCGGTGGCTGGTGCGGCGCGGCGAGGAGACAGCCCCGAGCGAG GTCAGGAACAGCGCACACTTCCTGGTGCTGGAGCAAGGGCTGCTGATCCGCCAGCTGGCCATGGAGGACGTGGGCACCTACGAGTGCCAGGCGGTGGAGCGCTCCTTCTCCCGGCTCCTCACCCGCTACAGCCTCCGCGTCATCAGGCACCAGGCCGCGGAGCTGCCGCCTTACAAACCGAGCAAGACCGAGCCGGGAGgcacccaccacagcccccGGGCCCGGACTGACCCGCACCCGGGCTCCAAGGGCTTCCCGCGGGCCCTGGGGGCACCGGGCACCAGCCTGGACGCCTACTGCCATGCCCTGCGGCTGCAggagcggcagcggcagcggggCTGGCATAAGTGGCAGCCCCCGTCCGGGGACAGCAGGAACGGCCGGGTGCGGAGGCAGCCGCAGCGCCTGTGA